In Suncus etruscus isolate mSunEtr1 chromosome 2, mSunEtr1.pri.cur, whole genome shotgun sequence, the genomic stretch GGTGCTTTCTCTCATCACAGGGTGGTAGAGGATCTCCTGCCAATTGGGGAAGACCCCTCTtttggatggggtggggagagttGGTGCAAAGTGGGTCAGACTAGATGGGGTGGGGCAGTGCTCCATAGGAACAGGTATCCACAGCCCTGTCCCGGGTGAGAAGAAAAGTCTATTTCACAACAGTGTCTACTCCTCTTACAGCCAGTCCACTGTCTGCCCATCTGGAGGTGggaacaggcaggcaggcacaaCCAGGCTTGCACTGCCTCCAGCATCCAACACAGAAGGAATCGAGGTAGCAAACGGCTGAAACGCTCTgacaaaggaggaaggaaaagcaaGGGAAAGGAAGTTCCCACTTGTGTACAGCTCCCACAGTCCAGAGACTGGGAGAAGGCAGACCTTGCTTGTAAAGTGCTGTTGCCCCTTGCCGGGCTAGACCCTAGGCAAGTTTGGAAGAAAGTAAGCTATACTTGGGCCCAGGAACCAGGTATTTTCCTCCAGCACTGCCATGCTCCTTGCAGGGATTGCTGGGGAAGGTGAGCTGGTAATTCCACCAGTAGCCCAGGCCAGCCACCTCTTGTCTGCACATACGTATGCCAACACCCAACCAACACTGCAGGCCCATTCCATTCATAGCTGAGGGTTCCAGGCCAATGGAGTTTAGATAGGGTTGTGGCCCCAGTAGGATCCTCGGTGGAGGCCACACACGAGCCTGGGTTTTGAGGAATCAAGTTCTTATGCACTCGCCTCAGCTTGGCCTTCTGCTCATTCTTGGTGATGATTGTCTCTTCATAGAACTCGTGAGCCAAATCTCCATCCTCGTCATAAAATATGGAGCCGCAGCACGTGAAGATATACGGGGGCACTACGGGGGGTGCTGTCACACCAAAGCCTGCACCGTGCCCGCCTCCTCCGGGCTGCTGCCCTCGGCTGCCAAAGTAAAGGGCCACTGACCCCAAGCCTTGGAGCCGCTGGCGCCCATATTAGGGCTGCCGGCAcatggcgggggtggggtggggtggggtgggcagctGCAGCATCGGCTCTGCTGGGCTGTGCTCAGCTCTGCTCCACTAGCATGtctattggtttattatttttaagagctTTTTGGGTGAAATAttttagggtcttcaatgtattttatcATGTCTTCTTCAAATAGAGTtaatttgactttctcttttccaaTTCGGACACCTttgatttacttttctttcttttttaattcatttatctatttatttagttttttgatttctttgttttggtttgaatattgaagttgtctccaattttttctttttttttgtttttacttttttaaaaatattttttatttaaacacctaggtTACAAATATggatgtggttgggtttcagtcatataagatgacacacccacaccaccagtataacattcccatcaccaatgacccatatatccctcctccactccccagccctacctgtactctagacaggctttctatttccctcatatattctcattgttaggacagttcgcaatgtagttatttctctacttaaactcatcactctttgttgtgaggttcatgaggtgggctgtaacgtccagccctcctctcatttgtctctgaaaattgttgagaaatgtctttcatttttcttaaaacccataatgagtgagaccattatccgtctttctctttctctctgacttatttcactcagaataatagattccatgtacatctatgtataggaaaatttcatgacttcatctctcctgacggctgcataatattccattgtgtatatgtatcacagtttcttttgccattcatctgttgaagggcatcttggttgtttccagagtcttgctagggtaaatagtactgcaataaatataggtgtaaggaagggggttttgtatttttgtattcctatttttgtattttgtattgtatttttgtgttcctagggtatattcctaggagtggtatagctggatggtataggagctcaatttccag encodes the following:
- the LOC126001716 gene encoding LOW QUALITY PROTEIN: tumor suppressor candidate 2-like (The sequence of the model RefSeq protein was modified relative to this genomic sequence to represent the inferred CDS: inserted 1 base in 1 codon) — its product is MGASGSKAWGQWPFTLAAEGSSPEEAGTVQALVXTAPPVVPPYIFTCCGSIFYDEDGDLAHEFYEETIITKNEQKAKLRRVHKNLIPQNPGSCVASTEDPTGATTLSKLHWPGTLSYEWNGPAVLVGCWHTAFQPFATSIPSVLDAGGSASLVVPACLFPPPDGQTVDWL